The genomic window TTGaggtcatattgtattgcaaaacacgtTTGCTTCTGttgaggtgggatatgggtaaggttagggacaggtttggtggtatgggtaggtttaagttTAAGTGTTTAAGGTGTAAGTGATAAGTAAACAGTGAAACTATAAATATAATTACAGAAATTatttacagatgtaattacatataggtattttttttttaaatataagtgcaatgtaaaaacatgtatatacacaacaagtgcattgtaccaaattattcatttaaatgtaactacatagcagttaaggccacctaatgtaaggTGGGACCAATTCTTCCAAACAAAGACATGAAAAGTTCATGTTATGTGTATGTTTGGACTCCAGTTTGCCATCAGTGATGACTATATTCTGGTTGTTGATACTGAGGGTCTTCATGCTCTGGAACTGACTGGAAGATCAACAAGACATCATGACAATGAATTTTGTTGTGCGACATTTGTTGTTGGTCTGGGAAACCTGACAATGATCAACATTTTTGGTGAAAACCTGTCTGAGATGCAGGACATTCTTCAGATTGTTGTTCAGACCTTCTTGAGGATGAAGAAGGTCAGACTGAAGAACTGAGAAAAACATGGAGGGAAGGAGACGACTGCAGGAGAAACTGGATGAGATGACAAAACTCGCTGCTGAAGAGGAAGACTATGATGCAGAATGTTTCAGTGATGTTATTAGATTTGATGTTCAGAAAGATGTGAAGTATTTTGCTCAGCTCTGGGAGGGAAACCCACCAATGGCTCCACCAAACCCAAACTACTGTGAGAACATTCAAGACCTGAAGATGACTATTATATCTCATGCAGCAAAATCACATGGAATGATGCTAAAAGATTGTATTAAAGATCTCTGGGAGGCTTTACTGAATGAACAATTCATCTTCAATTTAAGAAATTCCCTGGAGATTTAATCTTACAAGAAACTGGAGACCGAATACCCGGAAGTGGTCCTGGAGTCATGATGGAAACTGAGAACAAACTACAGAACAAAATAGAAAATGAAGCAATTTATGAGGTTGAGGAAACTGGTCTTCACAGAGAGCTGAAGTCTGAATTCTTTGAGACAGACAGAGAAGCAGATATACTGATTCAGTGGAAAACATCATTTGAAATCAAAATCAAAGAGCTTCAGGAAAACATTGTGAGAGAAACAAAGAGGAAATTAAATGAGATTCTTCAGCAGCGAAACCTGAAGAAAAAGATTGATGCTCAGAGGATACATCATGAACACATATGAAGAAGCTGCATTCAACAACTCATAGATTACATCAAGACAAGATTAATACAACTTGAGGAAGGACAAGTGATATATGTGTTCAAGAATCAATTATTCATGAATTTAGTTGTTTCCGTCTGTAAGAGAGCAAACACGATGATTACTGACCAACACAGACTGTTCAGAGAAGCCAATGATCCTGTGATATATGTTGAGAAGAAGAGAGAAGAGTACTATAGTATTTTCCAGAAATACTGTCATAGATCCACATCAGCTGTTATTTTTGGTCAGATCATCTGTCAGAAACTGAAAGAGCCCATTGAGCAGAGCGTCTACAAGAAGACTGCCTGAGATCTGACAGATGAAATGAGATCAAACTGTGAATCACTGAATGGAAACAGATCAAATCTGGACAAACACATCCTGAAGACACTGGCAGAAGAGGAGGATTTCAACAAATACATGAACTACAGAATTCATAATTCAATAAACTCAGAGATCACTTCAAGAGTTTGATCAGAGATGAAGTCAGTCGGTACATCACTGATCGGTTCAGTGTCAGTGTTTTACTCAAGATGAAGGAGAACGTTGAACTGTTGAAGGATAAGATCATGAGAGCAGCTCATCAATCTACTGAACATGTTCAAGTCAACAGAGGAGATGCTGGTTTATGGTGGAAGAGTTTCACACAGGAGCTCTCAGATGAGCAGATCTTCTCTGAAAAAGACCTCAGTGGAGTCAAACTCCTGATGATTTCAACCTCCTAGAAGATGTGATGAGACAAGAATTTCCTGATATAATGTTAGACATCAGCAGTAGATTCAACTCGGAGTCAGTTCCAGTAAAGCTGGACTATAAGTTTAGACCAGATGAGCTTCTGATTGATCTCTTCTGTCAGTTCTGTTGGGTTCAGTGTCCGTTCTGTGGAGCCGTCTGCACAAACACCAGAGACAACCATGATGGAGATCACAGTGCTCCTTTCCACAGATTTAGAGGAATTAATGGCACATATTACAGTTCAACTCAGAATCTCTGTGCTGATATTTGCACTCATTTAGTGGCAGGTGATCAGTGTTTTAACACACCAGAAGGAAGATGTAAATATAGAGAATACAGAAGAACAGGAGGAGTTTATGCAAACTGGAGCATCATCCCTGATCTCTCTGAACTGTCCTACTGGAAGTGGTTTGTGTGCAGATTCCAGAAAGATCTGGAGAAATACTACAATAAAACTTTTGACGGGAGTGGAGAAATACCAGATGAATGGAGAAGATACTCAAGACAGGACGCTATTGAGTGTTTAGATAAATACATCTAATGGAGAAGATGAAGAATGAGACTCTTGTGTCTCCTCTCAGACTCAGGCTCATCTACACTCAAGAAGATCAGATCTCATCAAATACAGACCAGGATTTAAGACAGATTCAGTCCCACATATGATCAAAGTAACATATTCTGCAGACATACGTGATTGACAAAGATAACAATGTTTGCTGTATAATACACTGTATAAAAACAATATTAGTGACTAATGATATGCTATATGATGTGAAAAAAGACATGTCAATCTGATTTATATCCAAATCCAGTCCAAACATACTTTATACAAATAATGTAACATCACTGTAAGGACAATAAACTTTTACTAAAATCAAACTTGTCAAGTGTCCTTTTACAATGATTTCATATTATTGGTAATTTTAAAAGCATAATACATTTACACTTTAAGAGAACACATAGAAGAAATACAGAGAGTACGTTTTTAGGATGAAAACGTTGGATAGTTTCCATGTACGTGTCTAAATCAACCTTAAATAAAGAaaagagagtttttaaagactttttatttaagatttttGTTTATGAAATTGAAATTTAGCTagcaggggaaaaaaataattcagtTCTATTTTCCTATATTGTCTTTAAGTATCTTCAAGCAATCCAAAGtaaacattttaaacagtacaataCATACACCATTTAACTTTCTGTAATTACAGAGTTGTTATGActtaaaaatagagaaaaagtGTAATTATGTGGAAAGGTTTGAGAAGTAGAGCCGCCATGGCAACATTTCCAAAAACTTTCCACTTCTCTGTGAACAGACTCGTTTATCGTCCACAAGGGGGCGGCTTTTATTCTGGCGCTCTTCATGAATTCACTCAAGAACTTGGTGAGAAACTAGAGGAGCAGAACTTGTTGAGATGATCAGACTGGAGCTCCCGCTCATCCGCAGCACATCATTCCATCATCCAGATCCGTTCAGCAGAGCCTCACGATGATGCTGAGCGTGTTATTCGCTCTGATTGTGTTTGCCGGCTCAGTTCAGGCGGATAAACGCGCGGTGGAGATGAAGGTGAGCCTGATggagtcatcatcatcatcatcatcatcctcctcATCACTGGAGCTGAACGCCTCCGCAGAGCATCACGGTGAGGAAGATGAAGATAAGGATGCGCGCTCGCAGAGAGTTCCGCGCGGGTCCAAACACAAGCAGCGCGAACGGAATGCGCACCGACACCCGCGCCCTCACACCGACCCAGACGCGTTCTTTACCACCCCGCGGACGTTCAACGGCTCGCTGCGCGTTCACAACCCGCTCTACCCGCTCACGGACGAGTCGTACAGCGCCTACGCGGTCATGCTGCTGGCGCTCATCGTGTTCTCCGTGGGCATTGTGGGCAATCTGGCGCTCATGTGTATCGTGTGGCACAATTATTACCTGAAGAGCACTTGGAACTGCGCTCTGGCCAGTCTGGCGTTCTGGGACTTCATGGTCCTGTTCTTCTGCCTGCCAGTGGTGATCTTCAACGAGCTGACCAAGAGGAGGCTGATGGGAGATCTGTCCTGCAGGATAGTGCCATATGTGGAGGTGAGTACTTAGTTGATTAATTAAGCAACCAGACAATCAGTACAAATAGCTCATATACAAACATCAATCAAACGCACCTAACAATAATATGTAGCCTATAATTCAATAATATGCTGACATTCTCGTTCTGAATgttctaaatgtttttgttttttttttaatcttaacaAAAGTTCTTTCTTGGTTATTCAAACGTGAAAGGAACATTCCATTTTCCAAACATTATTGGaacgttattttagaatgttctCTGGACGTTCTAAAACAAGTAGTAACATTTGAAAATGTCCAACcgaaacattttagaaaagaaaaaataaatgtttaacttGGATGTTCGTATAACGTTTTTAAACGTTACTACTTGTTTTAAAACGTCCAGGGAACATTCAAAAGTAGCATTCACATGATGTTTGCAAAATGGTAAAATGGAATATTTTAATAACcaagaaaaaaactttaaaacattttaaaattggaCAGGTTTAACCACTTTGAGAACATTCAGAATGAAAGTTTCACAGGAGCATTATCAAAACCGATGACATTTTGGGAGCATTATTAAAGACGTTTGTTCGTAACTTTGAGAGAACCTTGCCAGAATGTTCTGAAAAAATAGTTTTATATATCAATCCTACTTCTTGAAGTAATAAAGTTTATATCAAAAGCTAAATTGCCATGGTAACATGCTAATACCACAGCACTTTTTTGTAAGTGAACAGACTAAATTTTTTTCCCACCCTTAATATCAAATTGTAAGAAAGCTAGCCATCGTAATCCTTCAGAGTTGGTGTGTGTGCCATTGTGGGTAGTTTCTTGAGTTCATTTTCCAGCCTCCTCTTTACAGCACCAGCTCTGCTGATTGTCATGTAAATGAGATCTCCTGGTAATTAGCGTCACTAATTGGCCTCATTAGCGTGTTGAATGAGTGTTTAGAGTGTGTTTTAAGGGCAGGATTGTCTGTGGAGAGTGTTTGCATGTCTGTtgacccacttctgcaaccctaaaacattttattatacagcagtaaattaacatattaaaccCTTATTTATATCATACATGTTGAAGGCAAAGAATGGTAAAATCATGGTACTGTAATATATATACCATAGTATTGAGCAATTACATATTAATATACCATGGTACTTAGATGGTTTTCCAAGTATACCATGGTTCTACCATAGTTGTTGAAAATGTGGTTTTACCATGATGTGTCTAAAAGCAGAGTATCGCTATTATATATGTGTCCAAAATCATAGTATTACTAAACAAGATGTCCAAAAAACATGGTgaaaccatggtacatgtccaaaaacatggtatCACAAGAAGCAGAAGTCTGAGAAATAAAAATGGTACAACCATAGTACTGTAGaagtagtagatttttttttttttattatataacccTGGTAAATATCCTCAAATGTGTGGATTTACCTTTGGACATGTTCAGAAACATGGCATCACCATAGGATACACCCAAAAAGGACTACCTCTAATGTCTAAAACATAGTAGAAAAAAACAAGGTATCATCATGGTAAATGAAAAAAGGGTTTTACCATCTTGAATGTCCAAAAACATGctgataatgtaaaaaaaaaaaaatggtatgaccATTTTACATGTCCAAAATGTGGTATGACTGTGTAGCACTATAGATGTAGTAGATTTTAAAAAAACATGGTGAAGCCATGGTACATGTCCCCAAAAATGTGGTTTCAAAAACGTGGCATCACCATAGTAGACATCCAAAAAGGAATGGCATCACcatggtaaataaataaaaaaaatgtcagcACAGTAGAAAAAAAATGGTACTTGTAAAAAAAATGGCATGACCATTGTACATGTCCAGAAAACATGGCTTTGCCATGGTACACCAAATATGGTTTAACCATtgtgcaagttcaaaaaacatgtTGTATGACCATCACCATGATATTTAAAAAAGCATATCATCTTAGTAGAAAAAAAGGTTTCACCATCTTACATGTCTAAAAACATGGTATCACGAGAGGAGATGTCTAAAAGATGATATGACCATTGTACATTTCCAAGAAACATGTTGTTGATATTCAAAAACATGTCCCAAAAACTTTTGTTTTACCTTTctacatgttcaaaaacatagCATCACTATAATatctgtccaaaaaaaaaaaaaaaaaacacagtatgacCATTGTAGATGTCCGCAATATGGCATAACCGTGTGTTCAAAAGCATGGCTTCACCATGGTAGACATCCAAAAAAGAGTGGTATCATCATGGGAAATGTCTAAAAAAACATCAGCATAGTAGATATTATAAAAAAACATGGTTTCACCAtagttaatgttaaaaaaaattgttttaccaTTGTACATGTTCAGAAAAAAAGAGTGGTATCACCATGATAAATGTCTACAAACACATGTCatcatagtaaaaaaaaaaggttctgcTATCTtacatgtccaaaaacatggtatCACCAGTGTAGACTACCATGGTGAAGCCATGTTTTAGAATATATACAATGGTACCGCATTTTAGGGGAATTTTACTGTGGTGAATACCATGTTTTCTGGAGATCTACTATATCTACAgtacatttgtcatttttaaacatgCACAACGGTCATACCATGTTTTTTTGGACATCTACTCTGGTGATACTATGTTTTTGAAAATGCAAGATGATAAAACCTTTTTATCTACTATGATGACTTTTTTTTAGACATTTACCATGGTGATACCATACTTTTTTGGATGTCTACCACAGTGATGCcatgtttttgaacattttaaaggGCATTTATCATAGTTATAccatatttttttgaaaatgtactATATCTAAAGTACTATAGTCATACAATGTTTTTTGAACATACACAGTGGTTATACATGTTTTTTGGACATCATTCAGAAAGGAGTGGTATCACCAtggtaaatgtctttaaaaaaatggttttaccATTGTACAAAATATATAGATTTACAGTGGTACCCATGCTATGATTTTACAAATATTCTGCAGGTCATGTGTTTTCGTGTCAGTCTGAAGAGTGTTTGTTGACATGTCTTTCAGGTGACGTCTCTCGGTGTGACCACGTTCACTCTGTGCGCGCTCAGCATCGACCGCTTCCACGCGGTGACCAGCGTTCCACCACGGCCGCGGCAAGTCGAGTCCTGTCAGTCAATCCTTGCCAAGCTGTCGGTGATCTGGGTGGGATCTCTGCTTCTGGCCACTCCGGAGCTGCTGATGTGGCGGCTGGAGCAGGTGGTGTCTCCGCGGACAGGTCTGCCGGTGGACTCATGCACTCAGCAGCCGTCCGTGGCGTTGCCGGAGACGCTGTACTCTCTGGTGCTGACGTACCAACAGTCCAGAATGTGGTGGACCTTCGGATGTTTCTTCTGCCTGCCGTTGTTGTTCACCGGAGCGTGTCAGCTGCTCACGCGACACGTCACAGATGAGAACGCTAAGAGCAAAGCCTTGCGGCCATCCTCTACATCGTCTTCCTCGTCTTCCGCATCCTTGTCTCCGAAAAAGCAGCGGCGGGAGCGTCAGCTGACACGTACGGTGGTGGCGTTGGCGTCCATTTACGCCATTTGCAGTTTGCCCGAAAACGCCTGGAATATTGTTCTGGCCTACGCGGGTGTGGAGGTGGGCGTGGCCACGCGAGCACTGCTCGCTCTGATTGGCCAGTTCCTATTGTTCGTGCGGACGGGAGCGACGCCCGTCGTGTTGCTCTGCATTTGTCGCTCTCTCGGCCAGGCGTTTATggactgctgctgctgctgttgcgaCGAGTGTCTGCCGGATCCTTCGTTGTCGTCCACGTCCTCGTCTTCGTCCACCAACGCCACAGCTGTGTCCTCGTCCCTGTCCTCCCCCGTCTCAGTCCAGGAGGAGAAGCTGAAGATCGTGTCGGGAATGTCGCCCGCGGTGTTCTTTGATAAAGTGAAGGACGGTCCGGCGGAGCTGATCATCGGAACGCCGTGTTGATCGGTGTCCGTGAATGAACTGTGAACGAAATATCGTCCATCGCTAAcactcttaaagagacagttcacacaACAATGACCAATTAAAGTTGCAAATCTGTATGATTTTGTGTGAAGACcacaattttattaaattaaaaagattataaaataaatattatatgccATCGCTCACCGCTGGATGAGGAGAGTTAAACGCAGAAATGCAATTTCCTGTTTCTTTGTCTACGTCAAATCACGTTTAGAGATTGAAAATCTTCGATTAGTTGCTGTATTTCAGTCGTAAGTCTATTTTCGTTGTAGATCCATCACTTCTACACTACAGAAATACAAACCAATTGTGAACTCCATTAGAATTAATAACTAATATTGTGTTTATCCATAAATGTACTGCTGGATGGACAGCTGTGGCAAACTTGAAAACGTTGTATTTTTATGCACTTAATTCATTTTTATCCTCAAATTGTCAGTGTTTAAAACTGAAAGTATCATTTGGAAAACAGAAGTCGTCTTCTCAGATCAACCTTTATATGTTTTGAAGATGAAATGTTATGTTTTGAGTCTCACATATCAAAGACTGTCTGACTCTCTGCTGGAATAAAACGACTTGTGCCCTTTTACAAACTCTCAGCAGAGACGAACGACTTTATGAACTCTGAGAAAATACTGAACGTTAACACGTTAGACAGTAATTATAATAGCAAAGTGAACTGATGTAGCTGAACAACATTGTTAGCGTTGAatcttttgtatttcttttttgtaCTTGGTTGCAGCCAATAAAAGAGTTTGAGTATGTTGCGTTTTTAACTTCTCTGTTTTACACAGAAACGCTTAAAGGACTTGTACTTATGTGACCTGTCCTTTTTGGAAGAATCGCACACACAGTTGAACCGCTGTCTCTTGGCCGTTCTCAAGTGATTTTCCTCCTACAGTAGATTCTCAGGAGGAGTCGTGGGGGCCCATAAGGGCCGTATTGTTCCCGAGCCGCGGCCCCCGCGCTGAATATCAATAGCGGCCCCTGAGCGGTTGCTACGCGACTGTCACACGCCGGCTCTCGGCATTCAGACTCCAAACAGCGGCAGACCAGAAACAGACGCGACATTCTCTCGGACCGCCGGTTGTCGTGGAGACGGGACCCTCGTGTTGATGTGGGTAACACGGAGGGGCAGTTCAGCTGTTTTGCGGGAAGAATGGGGTAACAAGTAATCTGGGGTGGATTAAACGCTCTGGCGCTGTCATGAACCATACAGAATGAGGTCAAGAGGGTGTTTTACACTCTCAGGGAGTTTTTTAAAAGATGTTTCTGTAGCTGATTCTTGGGCAACGGTCTTTTGAAGTTTGTCATTTGGTAACAAACTCAGAATCCAAGAGGTGATGGAATTTCCTTAAAACGTTGTGCTGTTGAATCAGATGATGTTCAGGTATCTACATATAAGCATGACAATAGTTTATGTAAGTTTACATAAAAAATTGGCCATGGAAGAAACAGTTTCCACAACAGCGCCCCTTGTGGTGAAATTGTACAGAATGTTAGAGACaatatgttttaaatgttttaaattaaatgtttatgaCGTTTTAATGacagtttaaaaaataataattaagattacgagattaaagtcgaatttacaagaataaagtcgaaatattactagaataaagtcaaaattataagactag from Garra rufa chromosome 7, GarRuf1.0, whole genome shotgun sequence includes these protein-coding regions:
- the gpr37l1a gene encoding G-protein coupled receptor 37-like 1, with the translated sequence MMLSVLFALIVFAGSVQADKRAVEMKVSLMESSSSSSSSSSSLELNASAEHHGEEDEDKDARSQRVPRGSKHKQRERNAHRHPRPHTDPDAFFTTPRTFNGSLRVHNPLYPLTDESYSAYAVMLLALIVFSVGIVGNLALMCIVWHNYYLKSTWNCALASLAFWDFMVLFFCLPVVIFNELTKRRLMGDLSCRIVPYVEVTSLGVTTFTLCALSIDRFHAVTSVPPRPRQVESCQSILAKLSVIWVGSLLLATPELLMWRLEQVVSPRTGLPVDSCTQQPSVALPETLYSLVLTYQQSRMWWTFGCFFCLPLLFTGACQLLTRHVTDENAKSKALRPSSTSSSSSSASLSPKKQRRERQLTRTVVALASIYAICSLPENAWNIVLAYAGVEVGVATRALLALIGQFLLFVRTGATPVVLLCICRSLGQAFMDCCCCCCDECLPDPSLSSTSSSSSTNATAVSSSLSSPVSVQEEKLKIVSGMSPAVFFDKVKDGPAELIIGTPC